The following coding sequences are from one Arachis hypogaea cultivar Tifrunner chromosome 7, arahy.Tifrunner.gnm2.J5K5, whole genome shotgun sequence window:
- the LOC112703256 gene encoding ubiquitin carboxyl-terminal hydrolase 16, translated as MRVTVDLGFSPSLVLVLLVCFVFPAIGLVVRHKWRLAVARSEEVRRLLVLAAEEAARAESEATYQYFDGADVSVPTSAPPAKSNQCAVCFCPTTTRCSRCKAVHYCSGKCQIVHWRQGHKDECRPPSNICQTNDRVSDLGKKVAAPHEVHDEKSKIESIGHKTSPEEPLSSEASLSPESSFRKDDNRRVESLGEGNITDSAFSGFSASNTNSESSDDSSVCESISNEHERTEGHIFVEPTLENSDSVETENGIGVAFSLSPKFASLVDEADGFSSMSKLNRVRPGFNKEENKHTTTGSLGLNMGKGPTIESPTVSSSFWDKTLDSKVIKDDDNSGPQPRHFEDAPPNSSRKETSCTGLASSENEGFSRDSSIQKLQSVGSKVSNHVVNNPDSTLKSAEIKYLPHALDGTTLVSKAKEHSQYDMKSRSNGIQSGTATSTQSVSDSLNSESGTKISSLKVVDQFKGANLTQNLSLAVGSDIARRYSDQVLFPYDLFVKLYNWNRVELQPFGLINCGNSCYANAVLQCLAFTPPLTAYLLQGLHSKSCANKKLCFACELESLILKSKETKSALSPVGILSKLQSIGSQLGNGKEEDAHEFLRYAIEAMQSVFLMESEFNADSLKEETNLMGLTFGGYLRSKIQCMECGGKSERHERMMDLTVEIGGDIASLEEALRRFTSTETLDGENKYNCVRCKSYEKAKKKLTVSEAPNVLTIVLKRFQSGKFGKLNKPIQFPEILNFAPFMSGTSDRSPIYRLYGVVVHLDIMNAAFSGHYVCYVKNFQNKWFKVDDSVVTAVELDKVLKEGAYMLFYARCSPRAPKLIRSRIVSDSKNKVHGKAFIMKSRHVPSDSGASERMTSRDGAAKLDTLYSKFYHIRRVLEDDMSDNSSLFSNNSDEGSCSTDSTHDSTSNEDFAEYIFRDSGRGNSLRNPDSDPYSSTSSSPSNSGHLPLSDMGPYDSVLPDTAVLRPPPASPRIQKDGLLYRGQPLDLERRGEGAFLLNPEYTSVEHRKLDTSRSSSSFRKTDTKNVGSDQYNYVNFGVSCTKSRERTD; from the exons ATGCGTGTTACCGTGGATCTAGGGTTTTCGCCGAGCCTGGTCCTCGTTCTGCTGGTTTGCTTCGTGTTTCCGGCGATCGGGTTAGTGGTCCGCCACAAATGGCGGCTTGCGGTGGCAAGGTCGGAGGAGGTCAGGAGGCTGCTCGTCCTCGCGGCGGAGGAGGCCGCCAGGGCCGAGAGCGAGGCCACTTACCAGTATTTTGACGGGGCCGACGTTTCGGTCCCCACTTCTGCCCCTCCGGCGAAGAGCAATCAGTGTGCCGTGTGCTTCTGCCCCACCACGACGCGCTGTTCACGTTGCAAAGCGGTTCACTATTG TTCTGGTAAGTGTCAAATCGTTCACTGGCGTCAAGGTCACAAAGATGAATGCCGTCCTCCCAGTAATATTTGCCAGACTAATGACCGGGTAAGTGATCTTGGCAAAAAGGTTGCAGCGCCACATGAAGTCCATGATGAGAAGTCTAAGATCGAGAGCATAGGGCATAAAACATCCCCTGAGGAACCTCTGTCATCCGAGGCTAGTTTGTCTCCTGAAAGCTCATTTAGAAAGGATGATAACAGAAGAGTTGAGTCTTTAGGTGAGGGAAATATTACGGACTCTGCATTTTCTGGATTCTCGGCTTCCAATACTAACAGTGAATCATCTGATGATTCCTCTGTATGTGAGAGCATATCAAATGAACATGAGAGAACGGAAGGACACATCTTTGTTGAACCCACCCTTGAAAATTCTGATTCCGTTGAAACTGAGAACGGGATCGGTGTTGCCTTTTCATTGTCACCTAAATTTGCTAGTTTGGTTGATGAAGCAGATGGTTTTTCTTCAATGTCAAAATTAAATAGAGTTAGACCTGGTTTtaataaagaagaaaataagcaCACAACAACTGGTAGCTTGGGTTTGAATATGGGGAAGGGGCCAACAATTGAGTCTCCTACAGTGTCATCCAGTTTTTGGGATAAAACACTTGATTCGAAGGTTATCAAAGATGATGATAACAGTGGCCCCCAACCTCGCCACTTTGAAGATGCTCCTCCAAATTCTTCTAGGAAGGAAACATCATGTACTGGATTGGCATCTTCAGAGAATGAAGGTTTTTCACGGGATTCAAGCATCCAAAAGTTGCAATCTGTTGGCTCCAAGGTGTCAAATCATGTTGTGAACAACCCTGATAGCACCTTGAAGTCAGCTGAAATTAAATATCTTCCACATGCATTGGATGGTACTACATTGGTCTCTAAAGCCAAAGAGCATTCACAGTATGATATGAAATCTCGAAGTAATGGCATTCAATCTGGTACTGCAACTTCAACTCAGAGTGTTAGCGATTCTCTGAATTCTGAGAGTGGGACAAAAATCTCTAGTCTAAAAGTTGTTGATCAGTTTAAAGGAGCAAATTTGACACAAAACTTATCATTGGCTGTTGGGAGTGATATTGCTAGAAGATATAGTGACCAG gttctATTTCCATATGATTTATTTGTTAAGCTTTATAACTGGAACAGAGTGGAGTTACAACCATTTGGTCTTATAAATTGTGGAAACAG TTGTTATGCTAATGCTGTACTCCAGTGCTTAGCATTTACGCCACCGCTAACTGCTTACTTGCTTCAAGGACTTCATTCTAAATCAT GTGCAAATAAAAAACTGTGTTTTGCCTGTGAACTTGAAAGTTTGATTCTCAAATCCAAGGAAACAAAATCTGCACTATCACCTGTGGGCATACTGTCTAAACTACAAAGTATTGGAAGTCAACTTGGTAATGGAAAGGAAGAAGATGCACATGAATTCCTAAG GTATGCTATTGAGGCAATGCAATCTGTTTTCCTTATGGAATCAGAGTTTAATGCAGACTCATTAAAAGAGGAGACAAATTTAATGGGCCTAACGTTCGGAGGCTACCTTCGATCAAAG ATACAATGCATGGAATGTGGAGGGAAATCTGAGCGTCATGAAAGGATGATGGATCTGACTGTTGAGATAGGCGGGGATATAGCATCCTTGGAGGAGGCTCTTCGCCGTTTTACAAGCACTGAAACTCTAGATGGAGAGAACAAGTACAACTGTGTCAG ATGTAAATCTTATGAGAAGGCCAAGAAGAAATTGACAGTTTCAGAAGCACCTAATGTTCTCACAATTGTATTAAAGAGATTTCAG TCTGGAAAATTTGGGAAGCTCAATAAGCCTATTCAGTTTCCTGAAATACTCAACTTTGCACCTTTCATGAGTGGGACTAGTGATAGATCACCTATATACAGGCTGTACGGGGTAGTTGTTCATTTGGATATCATGAATGCTGCCTTTTCTGGTCACTATGTGTGCTATGTGAAGAATTTCCAAAATAAGTGGTTCAAGGTTGACGATAGTGTG GTGACAGCTGTTGAATTGGACAAAGTCTTGAAGGAGGGGGCTTACATGCTTTTTTATGCAAG GTGCTCACCGAGGGCCCCAAAATTAATCAGAAGCAGGATAGTATCCGATTCAAAAAACAAAGTCCATGGAAAAGCTTTTATAATGAAATCAAGACATGTACCTTCTGATTCTGGTGCCTCTGAACGCATGACTAGTAGGGATGGTGCTGCCAAGTTAGACACCCTCTATTCAAAGTTTTACCACATAAGAAGGGTTTTGGAAGACGACATGAGTGATAATTCATCTCTTTTCAGCAACAATTCAGATGAAGGTTCTTGCAGTACCGATAGCACCCACGATTCAACCAGTAATGAGGATTTTGCTGAGTATATTTTCCGTGATTCGGGGCGTGGTAACTCGTTGAGGAATCCTGATTCTGACCCGTACTCTTCAACATCATCTTCTCCCTCGAACTCTGGACATTTGCCACTTTCAGACATGGGCCCGTACGACTCAGTTTTACCAGATACAGCTGTGCTGCGGCCACCTCCAGCCAGTCCAAGAATACAGAAAGATGGTCTTTTGTACAGGGGCCAACCTCTGGATCTTGAAAGGAGAGGAGAAGGTGCTTTTCTTTTGAATCCTGAGTATACATCTGTAGAGCATAGGAAATTAGATACAAGTAGGAGCAGCAGTAGTTTTAGGAAAACTGACACTAAGAATGTAGGATCTGACCAGTATAATTATGTGAACTTTGGTGTATCTTGTACAAAATCAAGGGAAAGAACAGACTGA